In Nostoc sphaeroides, the genomic window AAAACTGATGAGTACAGGTTTTTAACAACACCAAAAACTATCATTCAATAATGTTTCTACATTATTAGGAAAAGGACAATCATCAGGAAATTTTATTTCATATTCCTTACTCATGTTTTTATGTGCATTTTGATAACATTCATCAGATATAGTTAAAAAATAATTACGTAGACTAGGGGAATCTCTAAGAATACGACTTAATTCCTGTTGTGTGCGGCTAATTGTTGCTTCCCAACCACCATAACATTCTGGTAAATTTACATAATTCCGTTTTAAGGTATGTTCAAATAAAGTTGTCAAACGACTTTCTAATTCCCGTCTATCTCTCCTCCCCAATCCTTCTATTTCCTCAATTAAGTTTTCCCAGTCTACATTGCTATAATCTTGGAATTTTAAGCTGTTGACAGTCTGCTCAATCCATAATGCAAAGTCTGTTACATAGAGAGTTTTTACTGGTGATTGAGTCATAAAAAACTTTAGAGTGCTTTAGGAATAGTTTAACCGAAGGGTTTAACAACAATGATAAGCAAGGTGTAGGGGCACGGCATACCCTTAAAA contains:
- a CDS encoding DUF29 domain-containing protein produces the protein MTQSPVKTLYVTDFALWIEQTVNSLKFQDYSNVDWENLIEEIEGLGRRDRRELESRLTTLFEHTLKRNYVNLPECYGGWEATISRTQQELSRILRDSPSLRNYFLTISDECYQNAHKNMSKEYEIKFPDDCPFPNNVETLLNDSFWCC